The following coding sequences are from one Panicum hallii strain FIL2 chromosome 5, PHallii_v3.1, whole genome shotgun sequence window:
- the LOC112894598 gene encoding ubiquitin-like-specific protease 1D: MAAPKGGMIIDWQAMDPNSPAAELEVVGSLSLPFTPHRPAAASAHRDSDDGGGEVEFSDKTDQELGAKIRFWEGELQQGVLRKTEDNGKKMRALVGRMKKEFERRIADRQRKDDTVRRQAVQAKSTCGNGGNVYDFNHDDEVLDSTAGKYYKKLSCTSSTKTYTQVKGAACKEGNSLSHAKCAYPVMGPKKDGLIAKYSVNHQLKTSARLPKSTDCELLNTDIDTTKKSTLRSCTTNPQENNTLDSKGICTKFLEENATCGSNRRSNLTKNKASASFKCKKDVVLLDDDDDTEHARSAADVEISNKRDESKIYYPSRIDPEAVELTYSDMKCLEPEEYLKSPVINFCLQYLKKSRHRGDLYMFNTYFYSKLQEALSTLGDRDSQFSKLRRWWRNVDIFKKAYIILPINEMMHWSLIIVCMPTKEGDSGPIMLHLDSLGLHNSQKLFDTVARYLEAEWRHLRKDSSYDIPFSGMIWKRLSRNIKGEKVEVPRQRNEYDCGLFMLHYIDKFIQEAPERFTKESLGMFGRKWFCHEEASWLREGVRAHLFDLFQSAEEDDGPSEPEWHPGDHSEGEDKDADTVMAIALESD, translated from the exons ATGGCCGCGCCGAAAGGTGGGATGATCATCGATTGGCAAGCGATGGACCCCAACTCCCCCGCGGCGGAGTTGGAGGTCGTcggctctctctctctgcccTTCACGCCGCAtcgcccggcggcggcgagcgcccaCCGCGACAGCGATGATGGCGGGGGCGAGGTGGAGTTCTCGGACAAAACCGATCAGGAACTGGGGGCGAAGATTAGATTTTGGGAGGGGGAGTTGCAGCAGGGTGTACTCCGGAAGACGGAGGATAATGGTAAAAAGATGCGGGCACTCGTCGGCCGGATGAAGAAGGAGTTTGAACGCCGGATAGCCGATAGGCAGAGGAAG GATGACACAGTTCGGAGACAGGCAGTGCAAGCTAAGTCTACCTGTGGTAACGGGGGAAATGTCTATGACTTCA ATCATGATGATGAAGTTTTGGACAGTACGGCTGGCAAATACTATAAGAAATTAAGTTGTACTTCATCTACAAAGACATATACCCAG GTTAAGGGCGCAGCATGTAAAGAAGGAAATTCTTTAAGCCATGCCAAATGTGCTTACCCTGTCATGGGCCCAAAGAAAGATGGTCTAATAGCAAAATATTCAGTGAATCATCAACTGAAAACTTCTGCACGTCTCCCAAAGAGTACAGATTGTGAGCTTTTAAATACGGATATTGACACAACAAAGAAATCAACTTTAAGGAGCTGCACCACAAATCCTCAGGAAAATAACACTCTCGACTCAAAGGGCATATGCACCAAATTTCTTGAAGAAAATGCCACATGTGGTAGTAACAGGAG GTCAAACCTTACAAAAAACAAGGCCTCCGCATCCTTtaagtgtaaaaag GATGTTGTTCTCttggatgatgatgatgatacaGAGCATGCTAGATCTGCTGCTGATGTTGAGATATCTAATAAACG GGATGAGTCAAAGATCTACTATCCTTCAAG AATTGATCCAGAAGCTGTTGAGCTGACTTACTCTGACATGAAATGTCTCGAACCTGAAGAATATTTGAAATCACCTGTTATAAATTTTTGCCTTCA GTACCTCAAGAAATCAAGACATCGTGGAGACTTGTACATGTTTAACACATATTTCTATAGCAAACTTCAAGAAGCACTATCCACACTG GGTGACCGTGACTCACAATTCAGCAAGTTACGGAGATGGTGGAGAAATGTAGATATTTTTAAGAAAGCATACATAATTTTGCCGATTAATGAAAT GATGCACTGGAGCTTGATCATTGTTTGCATGCCTACAAAAGAGGGAGATTCAGGGCCAATTATGCTTCACTTGGACTCTCTTGGGCTTCATAACAGTCAAAAGCTTTTTGACACAGTTGCGAG ATATCTTGAAGCAGAATGGCGGCATCTACGGAAGGATTCTTCTTATGATATTCCATTTTCAGGGATGATATGGAAGCGTCTTTCAAGAAATATAAAGGGGGAAAAGGTTGAG GTGCCACGTCAGCGTAACGAGTATGACTGTGGCCTCTTTATGCTTCATTACATTGACAAGTTTATTCAAGAGGCGCCAGAGAGGTTTACAAAAGAGAGTCTTGGCATG TTTGGACGCAAATGGTTCTGCCATGAAGAAGCTTCATGGCTACGAGAGGGGGTACGGGCACACCTGTTCGATTTATTTCAGAGTGCGGAAGAGGATGATGGACCATCAGAGCCAGAGTGGCATCCAGGCGATCATTCTGAAGGAGAAGACAAGGATGCGGACACAGTCATGGCTATAGCACTTGAATCTGACTGA
- the LOC112893716 gene encoding protein NUCLEAR FUSION DEFECTIVE 6, chloroplastic/mitochondrial-like — translation MAAAAGGGARRALAALRSGSPSTLSATLSRQAASRSPELAAASLPRASRRRLVISRVPVAALGCVQGSLMPMHSATASALLTSMLGLKPGSWGWLSEGFATPL, via the exons atggcggcggcggctggtggcggcgcgcggcgggcccTCGCGGCACTGCGCTCCGGTTCCCCGTCGACCCTCTCAGCGACGCTCTCCCGCCAGGCGGCGTCTCGGTCTCCGGAGCTGGCCGCCGCGTCTCTCCCCCGCGCCTCTCGCCGGCGCCTCGTGATCTCGAG GGTGCCGGTTGCGGCGCTCGGCTGCGTGCAGGGTTCGCTGATGCCGATGCACAGCGCCACGGCGTCGGCGCTGCTCACCTCCATGCTCGGGCTTAAGCCTGGCTCTTGGGGCTGGCTCTCCGAAG GATTTGCTACGCCTCTATAA